A single region of the Aquarana catesbeiana isolate 2022-GZ linkage group LG07, ASM4218655v1, whole genome shotgun sequence genome encodes:
- the PRMT6 gene encoding protein arginine N-methyltransferase 6, whose product MAFLKKRKLDRTEQDSEYFQCYSDITVHEEMLSDTVRTNAYKTAIFRSQDCFVGKTVLDVGAGTGILSIFCAQAGASKVYAVEASTVSQLACDIVKQNGMEGKIEVICSPVENANIPGEVDVIVSEWMGYSLMYESMLSSVLYARDKWLKPGGLIYPSHADLFIVPINDTAVEERLDFWSGMKDVYGVDMSCVETFARKCIMGQDMAVCPIYPENVLSHPVKFATLNLATVTQDDIANVTGSFRFCCYGSSLMHGFAVWFSVNFPVEKGLTLSTSPYGQETHWKQTALYLEEEVHVEQDTEISGDIRMSPSESNGRHLCVSITYSIDGGARKTRNFQMGN is encoded by the coding sequence ATGGCATTCCTGAAGAAAAGAAAACTTGACAGAACTGAGCAGGACAGTGAGTACTTCCAGTGTTACTCAGACATCACAGTTCATGAAGAAATGCTCTCAGACACCGTGCGAACAAATGCATACAAGACAGCCATATTTCGCAGCCAGGACTGTTTCGTTGGCAAAACCGTGCTGGACGTCGGCGCTGGCACAGGTATCCTTAGTATATTCTGCGCGCAGGCAGGGGCAAGTAAAGTCTACGCAGTGGAAGCCAGCACCGTGTCCCAACTGGCGTGCGACATTGTAAAACAAAATGGAATGGAGGGTAAAATAGAAGTGATCTGCAGCCCGGTGGAAAATGCCAATATACCAGGTGAAGTAGATGTTATTGTCAGCGAATGGATGGGGTACAGTCTTATGTATGAATCGATGCTAAGCTCTGTGTTATATGCCCGTGATAAATGGCTTAAACCTGGTGGTCTGATATACCCATCCCACGCGGATCTCTTCATTGTGCCTATTAACGACACTGCAGTGGAGGAGCGGCTGGACTTTTGGAGCGGAATGAAGGACGTGTATGGAGTTGACATGTCCTGCGTGGAAACTTTTGCACGTAAATGCATCATGGGTCAAGACATGGCTGTGTGCCCAATATACCCGGAAAATGTGCTCTCTCACCCTGTAAAGTTTGCCACTTTGAACCTTGCCACTGTCACGCAGGATGACATTGCTAACGTCACAGGTTCCTTCAGGTTCTGCTGCTATGGTTCTTCCTTGATGCATGGATTCGCTGTCTGGTTCTCTGTCAATTTCCCAGTAGAGAAAGGACTTACGTTATCCACATCTCCTTATGGTCAAGAGACGCACTGGAAGCAAACGGCGCTGTACCTGGAGGAAGAAGTACATGTAGAGCAGGATACAGAGATTTCTGGGGACATCCGCATGTCACCTTCTGAAAGCAATGGAAGACACTTGTGTGTGTCTATCACTTATTCTATAGATGGTGGTGCCCGTAAGACAAGGAACTTCCAGATGGGAAATTGA